A part of Geothrix oryzae genomic DNA contains:
- the ftsZ gene encoding cell division protein FtsZ translates to MSETPFLPCPHSLPGANIKVIGVGGAGCNAINRMIDSGVTGVQFIAMNTDQQSLAQSKAHLKLPLGPQSSRGLGAGGSAERGGVAAEESREEVLAALQGADMIFITAGMGGGTGTGAAPVLASYARELGALTVAVVLTPFAWEGRKKGDLALSGLANLRDTADTVIVVSNERLKSVCDARVTMKEAFRVADGVLIQGVRGIADLILKPGIINGDFADVEAVLRNGGEALIGTGAGRGEEAVMDALRKALACPLLERAQSGAAANVMVSITADWEVMEASAIETAMHYLQDHYSGRPDIKACTVEGEGMEDRVLVTVLASGFDQEEQLLEERRNSLHLSGTTEGMPSAAYAPIASVAAISQPLPTTVVSGRVYGEVPAGEQQGPTPTRLLPQAPTPSGELPGGNDDLHVPAIIRLGQGRLPIE, encoded by the coding sequence ATGTCTGAGACCCCCTTCCTGCCCTGCCCCCACAGCCTGCCCGGCGCCAACATCAAGGTGATCGGCGTGGGCGGCGCGGGCTGCAACGCCATCAACCGCATGATCGACAGCGGCGTCACCGGCGTGCAGTTCATCGCCATGAACACCGACCAGCAGAGCCTGGCCCAGAGCAAGGCGCACCTGAAGCTGCCCCTGGGGCCCCAGAGCAGCCGCGGCCTGGGCGCCGGCGGCAGCGCCGAGCGCGGCGGCGTGGCGGCCGAGGAGAGCCGGGAGGAAGTGCTGGCGGCCCTCCAGGGCGCCGACATGATCTTCATCACGGCCGGCATGGGCGGCGGCACGGGCACCGGAGCGGCTCCCGTACTGGCCAGCTACGCCCGCGAACTGGGCGCCCTCACCGTGGCCGTGGTGCTCACGCCCTTCGCCTGGGAAGGCCGCAAGAAGGGTGACCTGGCCCTCTCCGGCCTGGCCAACCTGCGCGATACGGCCGATACCGTCATCGTGGTCAGCAACGAGCGGCTGAAGAGCGTCTGCGACGCGCGCGTCACCATGAAAGAGGCCTTCCGCGTGGCCGACGGCGTGCTCATCCAGGGCGTGCGCGGCATCGCGGATCTCATCCTCAAGCCCGGCATCATCAACGGCGATTTCGCGGATGTGGAAGCAGTCCTCCGCAACGGCGGCGAGGCCCTCATCGGCACCGGCGCGGGCCGCGGCGAAGAGGCAGTCATGGACGCCCTGCGCAAGGCCCTGGCCTGCCCCCTGCTGGAGCGCGCCCAGAGCGGCGCCGCCGCCAATGTGATGGTGTCCATCACCGCGGACTGGGAAGTGATGGAGGCCTCGGCCATCGAGACCGCCATGCACTACCTGCAGGACCACTACAGCGGCCGGCCCGACATCAAGGCCTGCACCGTGGAAGGCGAGGGCATGGAGGATCGCGTGCTGGTCACCGTGCTGGCCAGCGGGTTCGATCAGGAGGAACAGCTCCTGGAGGAACGCCGCAACAGCCTGCACCTGAGCGGTACTACCGAGGGCATGCCCAGCGCGGCCTACGCCCCCATCGCCTCCGTGGCGGCCATCAGCCAGCCCCTGCCCACGACCGTGGTCAGCGGCCGCGTCTACGGCGAGGTGCCCGCCGGTGAGCAGCAGGGCCCCACGCCCACCCGCCTCCTGCCCCAGGCCCCCACCCCCAGCGGCGAACTGCCCGGCGGCAACGACGACCTCCATGTCCCCGCCATCATCCGGCTGGGCCAGGGGCGGCTGCCCATCGAGTAA
- a CDS encoding ATP-dependent Clp protease adaptor ClpS, with amino-acid sequence MARQVKEEGQVLTRKRAKLREPGMWKVLLHNDDYTTQEFVVWLLKTVFHKAEPEATAIMLAVHQAGVGVAGTYTKDVAETRAERGRQLAEREGFPLLLTVEAEDA; translated from the coding sequence ATGGCCAGGCAGGTGAAGGAGGAGGGCCAGGTCCTCACCCGCAAGCGAGCGAAGCTGCGCGAGCCGGGGATGTGGAAGGTGCTGCTCCACAACGACGACTACACCACCCAGGAGTTCGTGGTCTGGCTGCTGAAGACGGTCTTCCACAAGGCGGAGCCCGAGGCCACCGCCATCATGCTGGCGGTGCACCAGGCGGGCGTGGGGGTGGCGGGAACCTACACCAAGGATGTGGCCGAGACCCGCGCCGAGCGGGGTCGTCAGCTGGCGGAACGCGAGGGATTCCCCCTGTTGCTCACCGTGGAGGCGGAAGATGCCTGA
- a CDS encoding patatin-like phospholipase family protein, protein MRLANTLAIAGLTFLFACQTTPPITVPQVPVIQAPQVPQGPPPKPKIALVLGGGAARGFAHVGVIRALEQEKIPIDMVVGTSVGGLIGAIYASDLSSFDLEWTAFQLEKDDLFDFGVLNAVTGMGFAKGDKLEAWVKSHIKTTNIENLKLPFAAVATDLNWGYKVVLDKGPVARAIRASAAIPGVFPPVQHQGKILVDGGVVDNIPISVAKAKGADLVIAVDISGNVGNTNITNLLGVSLQATNIMFALNVEHAKREADILIAPAGIGDVGMLDFTQKKRCMQAGIEATKQAAPAIRKAIDAWVAARTRSAIPAP, encoded by the coding sequence ATGCGTCTGGCAAACACCCTTGCGATCGCGGGTCTGACCTTTCTTTTTGCCTGTCAGACCACGCCTCCCATCACCGTTCCCCAGGTCCCCGTCATCCAGGCCCCCCAGGTCCCGCAGGGGCCTCCGCCGAAGCCCAAGATCGCCCTGGTCCTGGGCGGGGGCGCGGCCCGGGGCTTCGCGCATGTGGGCGTCATCCGGGCCCTGGAGCAGGAGAAGATCCCCATCGACATGGTGGTCGGCACCAGCGTCGGCGGACTCATCGGCGCGATCTACGCCTCCGACCTCAGCAGCTTCGACCTCGAATGGACCGCCTTCCAGCTCGAGAAGGACGACCTCTTCGACTTCGGCGTCCTGAACGCCGTCACGGGCATGGGCTTCGCCAAGGGCGACAAGCTCGAGGCCTGGGTGAAGAGCCACATCAAGACCACGAACATCGAGAACCTGAAGCTGCCCTTCGCCGCCGTGGCGACCGACCTCAACTGGGGCTACAAGGTGGTCCTCGACAAGGGCCCCGTGGCCCGCGCCATCCGGGCCAGCGCGGCCATCCCGGGCGTGTTCCCGCCGGTCCAGCACCAGGGGAAGATCCTGGTGGACGGCGGCGTGGTGGACAACATCCCCATCTCGGTGGCCAAGGCCAAGGGCGCGGATCTCGTGATCGCCGTCGACATCAGCGGGAATGTCGGGAACACGAACATCACCAACCTCCTGGGCGTCTCGCTCCAGGCCACCAACATCATGTTCGCCCTCAATGTCGAGCACGCCAAGCGCGAGGCCGACATCCTCATCGCGCCCGCGGGCATCGGCGATGTCGGGATGCTCGACTTCACACAGAAGAAGCGCTGCATGCAGGCCGGCATCGAGGCCACGAAACAGGCCGCCCCGGCCATCCGCAAGGCCATCGACGCCTGGGTCGCGGCGCGCACCCGATCCGCGATCCCCGCTCCCTAG
- a CDS encoding PqqD family protein → MNPFPDETFLALVPVASLASEPGEDGNLTLIRPKILSPRWAWLLRMMKKPAFRVKLDARGTAVWRACNGQRSVAEIAQAVAEAFPGEADTTLRTALFIRELARGKFLNLFHRPDPLS, encoded by the coding sequence ATGAACCCATTTCCCGATGAGACCTTCCTGGCCCTCGTGCCGGTGGCGTCCCTGGCTTCCGAGCCCGGCGAAGACGGCAACCTGACCCTGATCCGGCCGAAGATCCTGTCCCCCCGCTGGGCCTGGCTGCTGCGGATGATGAAGAAGCCAGCCTTCCGCGTGAAGCTGGATGCCCGGGGCACGGCCGTCTGGCGGGCCTGCAACGGCCAGCGCAGCGTGGCGGAGATCGCCCAGGCCGTGGCCGAAGCCTTTCCCGGAGAAGCCGACACCACCCTGCGCACGGCCCTCTTCATCCGCGAGCTGGCCCGGGGCAAGTTCCTGAACCTGTTCCACCGGCCCGACCCGCTATCCTGA
- the aat gene encoding leucyl/phenylalanyl-tRNA--protein transferase — MPVFRLTKALVFPDPELAEDGLLAIGGDLSAARLLLAYQSGIFPWYGEDDPLLWWSPPERALLRPGHLHLSARTRRSLRHRPFEIRFDTAFAQVIGHCSQVSRPGQDGTWITPEMREAYAALHRAGHAHSVEAWRNGELRGGLYGVSLGGAFFGESMFSLEPEASRAALQALDMRLAAWGFTLIDGQLPHEGLMGYGFQTVSRGLFLAELAEALRSESRVGSWSA, encoded by the coding sequence GTGCCTGTCTTTCGGCTGACGAAGGCCCTGGTCTTTCCGGATCCGGAGCTGGCGGAGGACGGGCTGCTGGCCATCGGCGGAGACCTCAGCGCGGCGCGCCTGCTGCTGGCCTACCAGAGCGGCATCTTCCCCTGGTACGGCGAGGACGATCCCCTGCTCTGGTGGTCGCCGCCGGAGCGGGCCCTGTTGCGGCCCGGCCACCTGCACCTGTCGGCCCGGACCCGGAGGAGCCTGCGTCATCGTCCCTTCGAAATCCGCTTTGACACGGCCTTCGCGCAGGTCATCGGCCACTGCTCCCAGGTGTCGCGACCCGGCCAGGACGGCACCTGGATCACGCCGGAGATGCGCGAGGCCTATGCCGCATTGCATCGCGCAGGCCACGCCCACAGCGTGGAGGCCTGGCGGAACGGGGAGCTGAGGGGCGGCCTCTATGGCGTGTCGCTCGGCGGGGCTTTCTTCGGGGAGAGCATGTTCAGCCTCGAACCCGAGGCGAGCCGGGCGGCCCTCCAGGCGCTGGACATGCGGCTCGCAGCCTGGGGCTTCACCCTGATCGACGGCCAGCTGCCCCACGAGGGGCTGATGGGGTACGGCTTCCAGACCGTGTCGCGCGGCCTGTTCCTGGCGGAGCTGGCGGAGGCGCTGCGCTCGGAGAGCCGTGTGGGGAGCTGGTCCGCCTGA
- a CDS encoding AAA family ATPase, whose product MPDAPQLSAELNQGFQRAFELAKARRHEDVALEHLLLALLDDAHAAKALKGCGVKLDALRRDLESVLERQFESVPGDEAIQPHSTLGFVRVVERALVHAFSSGRRTVQGGELLPAFLEEESSPARHLLEKHGVRRLALLKVLSHGPAAPKAPARKQAAPEEEEEAGAIAENPLEAYATDLVARAAAGRLDPLVGRDAEITRMAQVLCRRRKNNPLLVGEPGVGKTALVEGLARRIHEGNVPDPLKAARIFALDLGALLAGSRYRGDFEERLKAVLKALDNEPGAILFVDELHTLVGAGATSGGAMDAANLLKPALASGDLRCIGATTFQDLKGSLDRDRALSRRFQVVEVNEPSAADALAILQGLKASYEAHHGVSYSREALEAAVRLASKHLPDRRLPDSALDVVDEAGAAQKLLPKKDRVKKVGPAEIEAVVARMARVPVASVSADDREALHTLEAQLRAQIFGQDAACETVAGAIKLARSGLRDPLKPMGCFLFAGPTGVGKTELAKQLAKALGIAFLRFDMSEYQEKHAVARLIGAPPGYVGYEEGGLLTDAVRKQPHAVLLLDELEKAHPDLFGVLLQVMDHAALTDSHGRSADFRHTVIVMTTNVGARELSARQVGFAEAGARRSAKGTLEKAFSPEFRNRLDAILQFAPLGRSDMERVADKHLRELETQLTEKGVTLSCTPKARAWLAEKGYDPAFGARPMARLIEQELRRPLAEAILFGPLAKGGKAKVDLKDGRLCLSFG is encoded by the coding sequence ATGCCTGACGCCCCGCAACTGAGCGCCGAACTGAACCAGGGCTTCCAGCGGGCCTTCGAGCTGGCCAAGGCCCGCCGCCATGAGGATGTGGCGCTGGAGCATCTGCTCCTGGCCCTGCTGGACGACGCGCATGCGGCCAAGGCCCTGAAGGGCTGCGGGGTGAAGCTGGACGCCCTGCGCCGGGACCTGGAATCGGTGCTGGAGCGGCAGTTCGAATCCGTGCCGGGCGACGAGGCGATCCAACCCCACAGCACCCTGGGCTTCGTGCGGGTGGTGGAGCGGGCCCTGGTCCACGCCTTCAGCTCCGGCCGGCGCACGGTGCAGGGGGGCGAACTGCTGCCGGCCTTCCTGGAGGAAGAGTCCAGCCCAGCGCGGCACCTGCTGGAAAAGCACGGCGTGCGACGCCTGGCCCTGCTGAAGGTGCTGAGCCACGGGCCCGCAGCGCCCAAGGCCCCGGCGAGGAAGCAGGCAGCTCCAGAGGAGGAGGAAGAGGCTGGCGCCATCGCCGAGAATCCCCTGGAGGCCTATGCCACGGACCTGGTGGCCCGGGCCGCGGCGGGACGGTTGGATCCCCTGGTGGGCCGGGATGCGGAGATCACCCGCATGGCCCAGGTGCTCTGCCGGCGCCGCAAGAACAACCCGCTCCTGGTGGGGGAACCCGGCGTGGGCAAGACCGCCCTCGTGGAGGGTCTGGCCCGCCGCATCCACGAAGGGAATGTCCCCGACCCCCTCAAGGCCGCGCGCATCTTCGCCCTGGATCTGGGCGCCCTGCTGGCGGGCAGCCGGTACCGCGGCGATTTCGAGGAGCGGCTCAAGGCCGTGCTGAAGGCTCTGGACAATGAGCCCGGTGCGATCCTCTTCGTCGATGAGCTGCACACGCTGGTGGGCGCCGGCGCCACCAGCGGGGGAGCCATGGACGCGGCCAACCTGCTGAAGCCCGCCCTGGCTTCGGGAGACCTGCGCTGCATCGGCGCCACCACCTTTCAGGATCTGAAGGGCTCCCTGGATCGCGATCGCGCCCTGTCCCGCCGCTTCCAGGTGGTGGAGGTGAACGAGCCTTCCGCCGCGGATGCCCTGGCCATCCTGCAGGGTCTGAAAGCGTCCTACGAGGCACACCATGGCGTGAGCTATTCAAGGGAAGCCCTGGAAGCCGCGGTGCGTCTGGCTTCCAAGCACCTGCCGGACCGCCGCCTGCCCGACAGCGCCCTCGATGTGGTGGACGAGGCCGGGGCCGCCCAGAAGCTGCTGCCGAAGAAAGACCGGGTGAAGAAGGTGGGCCCGGCCGAGATCGAGGCCGTGGTGGCCCGCATGGCACGAGTGCCCGTGGCTAGCGTGAGCGCCGACGACCGGGAGGCCTTGCATACGCTTGAAGCGCAGCTTCGGGCGCAGATCTTCGGCCAGGACGCGGCGTGCGAGACCGTGGCCGGCGCCATCAAGCTGGCGCGCTCGGGCCTGCGCGATCCCCTGAAGCCCATGGGCTGCTTCCTCTTCGCCGGGCCCACGGGCGTGGGCAAGACAGAGCTGGCCAAGCAGCTGGCGAAGGCCCTGGGCATCGCCTTCCTACGCTTCGACATGAGCGAGTACCAGGAGAAGCACGCCGTGGCCCGGCTCATCGGCGCCCCGCCCGGTTATGTGGGCTACGAGGAGGGCGGCCTGCTGACGGATGCCGTGAGGAAGCAGCCCCACGCCGTGTTGTTGCTGGACGAGCTGGAGAAGGCCCACCCGGATCTCTTCGGCGTGCTGCTGCAGGTGATGGACCACGCCGCCCTCACGGACAGCCACGGCCGCAGCGCGGACTTCCGCCACACGGTGATCGTCATGACCACCAATGTGGGCGCCCGCGAGCTGTCGGCCCGGCAGGTGGGCTTCGCGGAGGCGGGGGCAAGACGCTCGGCCAAGGGAACCCTCGAAAAAGCCTTCAGCCCCGAGTTCCGCAACCGCCTGGATGCCATCCTCCAATTCGCGCCCCTGGGCCGGTCGGACATGGAGCGCGTGGCCGACAAACACCTGCGGGAACTGGAGACTCAGCTCACCGAGAAGGGCGTCACCCTCTCCTGCACGCCGAAAGCCCGGGCCTGGCTGGCGGAGAAGGGCTACGACCCGGCTTTCGGCGCCCGGCCCATGGCGCGGCTCATCGAGCAGGAACTGCGCCGCCCCCTGGCGGAGGCGATCCTCTTCGGGCCCCTGGCCAAGGGCGGCAAGGCCAAGGTGGACCTCAAGGACGGCCGGCTGTGCCTGTCTTTCGGCTGA
- a CDS encoding OPT family oligopeptide transporter, protein MQPFVPSDQNLREFSLRAVLIGLVMAVVLGSANAYLGLKAGMTIAATYPAAVIGMALIKLMKGTILEENMARTVGSIGESVAAGAIFTVPAFVISGIWPKFFTAGNYVTSSLIMFAGGVLGIMFVALLRRVMVEDAELPYPESVAAAEIHKAGARGGSGTKFLFGAMGIGAAVQALVQISVFASTWEKFAAFKTTTINLVGTWKAKVAGGMLLSSPGISPAYMGVGYIIGPKLGALNFSGGIIAWGLLVPIITYFLAPGVLPEGAPEGDWIALSYSVWKFIVRPIAIGGMLVGAGFTLFKMRKSLATGLTRSVSDVKKAAAGDHVVDRVNKDLPFTYVLGGIGFAAAVTFLVTWKIFHVGGLVSFVAALVMVILGFFFAAISGYLVGIMGSSNNPISGLTLTALVVTALVMVMLGVKGQEGVAAVLGVAAIVCVSAAVAGEMLQDLKAGHILGGTPWRMEMGDILGVALASVVLFIPLMVLHEGDITAQGTKRIAELTAQQVQTVTAPDGKTYTLDQVKQLPADQKKAVLSLDAGFGSKQLAAPQAGLMALLSRGIVEGKMAWPLIIVGMMMGLAFILMQVKSPMLVSVGMYLPLETTFAIFLGGLIKGAVEMFGAKRGLNEAQKVRVENNGVLLAAGLIAGEALVGLLFASFAFFEVKYKIFANPGMFWISLLILAGIAIYLVKVPLDNAGEADEPAPPSANF, encoded by the coding sequence ATGCAACCCTTTGTCCCCTCTGACCAGAACCTGCGGGAGTTCTCCCTGCGGGCGGTGCTCATCGGCCTCGTCATGGCCGTGGTGCTCGGTTCGGCCAATGCCTACCTCGGACTGAAGGCCGGCATGACCATCGCCGCCACCTATCCCGCGGCCGTCATCGGCATGGCCCTCATCAAGCTGATGAAGGGCACCATCCTGGAAGAGAACATGGCCCGCACCGTGGGCAGCATCGGCGAGTCCGTGGCCGCCGGTGCCATCTTCACCGTGCCCGCCTTCGTCATCAGCGGCATCTGGCCCAAGTTCTTCACGGCCGGCAACTATGTCACCAGCTCGCTCATCATGTTCGCGGGCGGTGTGCTCGGCATCATGTTCGTGGCCCTGCTCCGCCGCGTGATGGTCGAGGACGCCGAGCTGCCCTACCCCGAGAGCGTGGCGGCCGCCGAGATCCACAAGGCCGGCGCCCGGGGCGGCAGCGGCACCAAGTTCCTCTTCGGCGCCATGGGCATCGGCGCCGCGGTCCAGGCCCTGGTCCAGATCTCCGTCTTCGCCAGCACCTGGGAGAAGTTCGCGGCCTTCAAGACCACCACCATCAACCTCGTGGGCACCTGGAAGGCCAAGGTGGCCGGCGGCATGCTGCTCAGCTCCCCCGGCATCAGCCCCGCCTACATGGGCGTGGGCTACATCATCGGGCCCAAGCTCGGCGCCCTGAACTTCTCCGGCGGCATCATCGCCTGGGGCCTGCTGGTGCCCATCATCACCTACTTCCTGGCCCCCGGCGTCCTGCCCGAGGGTGCGCCCGAAGGTGACTGGATCGCCCTCTCGTACTCGGTCTGGAAGTTCATCGTCCGTCCCATCGCCATCGGCGGCATGCTCGTGGGCGCCGGCTTCACCCTCTTCAAGATGCGCAAGAGCCTCGCCACGGGCCTCACCCGCTCCGTCTCCGATGTGAAGAAGGCTGCCGCGGGCGATCATGTGGTGGACCGCGTCAACAAGGACCTGCCCTTCACTTATGTCCTGGGCGGCATCGGCTTCGCCGCCGCCGTCACCTTCCTGGTCACCTGGAAGATCTTCCATGTGGGCGGCCTGGTGTCCTTCGTCGCCGCGCTCGTGATGGTGATCCTGGGCTTCTTCTTCGCGGCCATCAGCGGCTACCTCGTCGGCATCATGGGCTCGAGCAACAACCCCATCTCCGGCCTGACGCTCACCGCCCTCGTCGTCACCGCCCTGGTGATGGTGATGCTGGGTGTGAAGGGGCAGGAGGGCGTCGCCGCCGTGCTGGGCGTGGCCGCCATCGTGTGCGTGAGCGCCGCCGTCGCCGGCGAGATGCTGCAGGACCTCAAGGCTGGCCACATCCTGGGCGGCACCCCCTGGCGCATGGAGATGGGTGACATCCTCGGCGTGGCGCTCGCCTCCGTGGTGCTGTTCATTCCCCTCATGGTGCTGCACGAAGGTGACATCACGGCCCAGGGCACCAAGCGCATTGCCGAGCTGACGGCCCAGCAGGTGCAGACCGTCACCGCTCCTGATGGCAAGACCTACACCCTGGATCAGGTCAAGCAGCTGCCCGCGGACCAGAAGAAGGCCGTGCTCTCCCTGGACGCCGGTTTCGGCTCCAAGCAGCTGGCCGCGCCCCAGGCGGGCCTGATGGCCCTCCTCAGCCGCGGCATCGTGGAAGGCAAGATGGCCTGGCCGCTCATCATCGTCGGCATGATGATGGGCCTCGCCTTCATCCTCATGCAGGTGAAGAGCCCCATGCTGGTGTCGGTGGGCATGTATCTGCCGCTGGAGACCACCTTCGCCATCTTCCTCGGCGGCCTCATCAAGGGCGCCGTGGAGATGTTCGGCGCCAAGCGGGGCCTGAACGAGGCGCAGAAGGTGCGCGTGGAGAACAACGGCGTGCTGCTGGCGGCGGGCCTGATCGCGGGCGAGGCCCTCGTGGGACTCCTCTTCGCATCCTTCGCCTTCTTCGAGGTGAAGTACAAGATCTTCGCCAACCCCGGCATGTTCTGGATCAGCCTGCTGATCCTGGCGGGCATCGCCATCTACCTGGTGAAGGTGCCCCTCGACAACGCCGGTGAAGCCGACGAGCCCGCGCCGCCCAGCGCGAACTTCTAG